The Oncorhynchus nerka isolate Pitt River linkage group LG13, Oner_Uvic_2.0, whole genome shotgun sequence sequence CCATCTTCCGTCTGGGGGACATTGTAAAGGAGGCTAAAGAAAACTTCTCAGAGATGGCAGTTGAGGTGGGCTGCTTTGTTAGAGGGAGTTTCTCAAACAACCACAAACTTTCACATAAACTAACTCTATGACCCTCAATTATGTATGTCACTCACTGTTGTCTGTATCTATTTTGGCACTGCACATAATGTTGGACATATTTGATTACTTAATGAATTACAGAATTATGGTTTGGATTCAATCCGTATCCGCGTAAAAATGTTACGGTGATTTCcgatttggtattttattaggatccccattagctgttgcaaaagcagcagctactcttcctggggtccacacaaaacatgaaacataatacagaatgagaTAATACAGAgtatcattagacaagaacaacTCAAGgcagacagaactacatacattttgaggaacacgtagcctacatatcaatgcatacacacaaacaatctaggtcaaataggggagaggcgttgtgccacgaggtgttgctttatcagttttttaaaaccaggtttgctgtttatttgagcaatatgagatggaaggaagttccatgcaataagggctctatatcatactgtacgttttcttgaatttgttctgaatTTGGGGACTATGAAAAGATCCCTGGTGGCATATCTGGTGGGGTAAGTTCGTGTGTCGgagctgtgtgtaaattgactatacaaacaatttgggattttcaacacattaatgtttcttataaaaagaagaagtgatgcagtcagtctttcctcaactcttagccatgAGAGACTGgaatgcatagtatttatatcagccctctgattacaattaagagcaaaacgtGCAGCTCTGTTCTTGGCCAGCTGCAGCtaaactaggtctttccttgcagcactggaccacacgactggacaataatcaagattagaccaaactagagcctgcagaacttgctttttggagtgtggtgtcaaaaattGAGCCGACATGTGCAGCGTGTACCGTGAGTGCAGTGCAGTCTCCGCGAAcatgggaacattgcctttatattTAAATCGAGATATAATGCGGATGTTCCCCGATACTTCGTCGATACAGATTGAATCTAGCCCTAAATCACCTTAGTTACGTCAGATTACATGATTGTCAGGTTGATATAAAACACGTTTAGTAGATCATCTCCACCATGCTCTCTCACCAAAGGGTGGTGTCATTGGGATCCAAATTAAGTGGGATTGTAACCTGGATGGGTTCTTGCGGAACTGTCTGCCCAAATACTCCTTCCGCCGGCTGGATGAGAAGGAGAGCAATAGAACACTGTACCCTGGTCTCAACTTCAGGTAATTGTGACAGGCCTTGTTCTTGAGGCCAACGGTCATGCCATAGGTCATACATGGTCAGTTGACCCATGTCAAATTATGGAAAGCTGTCAATCAATACTGCTATAGACATTTGTAATTGTATATATCAATGCAATCCAGATATTACATTGTTTAACCTACTACTTGTGTTGGCAGGTTTGCCAGATATCAGACAGAGAAAGGTGTTGAGGAGAGAACCCTGTTTAAAGCATTTGGGATCAGGTTTGATGTCATGGTGTTTGGAGAGGTTTGTATGACTGAGTAAGTCTCATCATTTAAACCTGCAACAATGATGATGGTAAACTTGTGAATGTTGTTATTTGGtagttttttttaccccctttttctccttaattttgatcttgtctcattgttgcaactccccaacgggcttggGAGGTGAAGGttaagtcatgcatcctccaaaacatgacgCGCCAAACCtcgcttcttaacacccacccgcttaacccggaagccaaccgcaccaatgtgtcggaggaaacactgttcaactgacgactgctttcagcctgcaggcacccggtccaccacaaggagtcgctagagcgtgatgagcCAAGCAAAGTCcccccgggccaaaccctcccctaacccagacggcgctgggccaattgtgcgtcaccctatgggactcccggtcacgggaggttgtgatacagcccgggattgaacccgAGCTGTATCTCTTAGTAGGCGTACATTTATTTTTCTAATTCATGAAAATCTGAAAAATACAAATGGTAATTTATATCATGTGTTCTTTTAAGGCAGGAAAATTCAGCATAATCCAACTGATCATATTTATTGGATCAACTCTATCATATTATACACTGGTGAGTGTTATTCAGTATTTTTTATTCAACTTGTTTCAAATGCAAAACTAATAACAGGGAAAGTAAAGGACAATGATTGTGATTTTTCGTAGACCACTGTATTTATCGACTGGCTCATTGGGACCAGTTGTTACTCTAAAGAAGCCAGACAGAACTACTCCGAGAAGAAAGttgaatctgttcaggacagaaagCAGGTAGGAGTGGGATGTAGGAGTGGGATGGCATTCCCCACTGAGGATTATACAAACCCACAGCAAGATTGTCATTCTCATTGGCTGAATTGTTTGATGTAAATATGTGGTGAGACGCTGAACAATGAGACAATTCTTCTTCTATGTTCCAGTGCATTCTCTGTGTCTCGTTTGTGGACGAGAACCATATAAGAGTGGTGAAGAAATCACATAAGAAAAGTTTACAACAAGTGAAGCCCATCTCTGTTCACCCATGCAAGGTTAGCATAACTGTGTTTTCCCCAATGTAGTGCCATTCTCACCCTGATACAATAGATAAAGATGCCacttttaatctcactttcttaTCCTCCTCTTTGTCTTTTATACAGCAAGTCAGTATGGTAATACATACATATTGTATCAGTGCATATGACTAATTTGATGTGTACTGCACACTTGTTGCCAGGACGACACAGGGCACCTGAGTGCCATGGTTGGTGTATTGCAGAAAGGCAACAACATCATAGACAAGCCGCCCCAGGTTCTCCCCCGGCCCAACCGTCCAGCCTGgtgtctgtgtggctgctgtctCCCTTCCACCCATCCCCAGGAGCAGCTGTGCTGCAGGCAGAGCATTGGCCGCTGCATtaccacctcctccctgtttgAACAGCTGGTGCTGAGTCGGCCCTTGTTGGAGGCAGTGTTGCTGTACAGGGAGCCTCTCTCTGACCTGACCGAGGGGGAGCAACGGATCGCCGCCCTTCGCAACTGCTCCTACAGACAGTACATCAGCTGGAGAATTGGGGCCCCACCCAGAGAAAGTATCCCTGTCATGCCCAGTTGTAGTGTGTGCAGAATCAGAGAGGAGTACCCCAGCCAAGAAGGAGAGTACACTGTCTGAGGCCCAGGAGAACTACCTCTCCCCAGTCCAGCCCTGACACACAGCTTTAGGGACGAGGAAGAGTCAGTGTTCCAGAAAGCTCCATCAGAGATTGGTTCTCATCATGTAGTGACTGTACAACCCATTTGTACTGGTGTATTGATCTAATCTTCCATTCAGCATTAAGGTTAACATCTTCAACCGGAACATTGTCTTGTAGATATTGTGTCCATCCATCTCACTGTCTAGGGACCATCAATAATGAAGAGGGAAATAACATAACATAATAGACTTTATCTTAGATGAGACTGAACTGGAGCTAACTGGAGGTGGGAACTGCTTTATCTTTTCTTTGACTGTCTACTTACATTTAGATTGGAACATATGTTTTTTACCATGTGCAATAAATGTAACTTTGAAAATATTGTTGACTTGATAACATAATTTCACAACTTCGCTAGTTCTTGTGTGCATACAGTAATATTTTCATTCATCCATTGGAGTGGATGAACAGCAGTTTTATTATGCCACTTGTCAGATAGGGTATATTTGCCAACTGAGCCAGGGTCCGTTGTAATTTTCATACTAGCCGTTAAAATGATTAGACTATTATCTCAGCAGGCTGTGACACCTCTTTACCTCTTTAATCACTCCCATTGCTAGTTTTCTACAGTGTAACCATAACTCAGAAGATGGGCGGCTGTAGCTCTCAGAGCTGCCACCGCTGTTTCTTTGAATATGAAACAGAAAGAATGATTGTGGTAAAGAGCAAAGTAGTGGGATCCGTCTTCAGATTAATCCAGTTTTTGATCCTCTTTTATGTGATTGGGTAAGTTGGGATTCAATTATTCTGTTTCTTACATTAAAAAGCTGGTGTTCCAGTACATTTAGTCAGAGTGGATGTGTGAATGTATCACTTTGTTTCTACACCTGTGTCCCCTTGTCTCCTGTCTGACCTGCTACACTATAGGTATGTCTGTGTGGTGCAAAAGTCCTACCAGGAAACAGACTCAGTGATCAGTTCTGTCACAACCAAGGTGAAGGGCACTGGCTTCACCAACACCTCTGATCTGGGCGCCCGTGTGTGGGATGTGGCTGATTACAACATCCCCCCTCAGGTagagtggtggaaaaagtacccagttgtcatacttgagtaaaataaGTAATAGAGTAATAGAAAACAACTcaggtaaaagtgaaagtcaccaagtaaaatactacttgagtaagtctaaaagtatttggttttaaataaacttaagtatcaaaagtaaaaataatttcaaattccttatattaagcaaaccagatggcaccatattATTGTTTTTTAATTTATGGAAaaccagggacacactccaacactcagacttaATTTACAAACGGAGCATGTGTGTTTActgagtctgtcagatcagaggcagttgggttgataagtgtgtgaatttgactattttcctgtcctgctaagcattccaaatgtaacaagtacttttgggtgtcagggaaaatgcatggagtaaaaagtaaataATTTTCTTCCTGAATGtagttgtaacggttttctaatggtgaaggagagtcggaccaaactgcagcatgtagatttcgatccatgtttaataaaacaacgtaacacgaatctaaatacaattactacaaaaaaaacaataaacgtaaagaaaaccgaaacagcctatactggtgtaacctaacctagccgggaacaaggacactaaggacaatcacccacaatacaaccaaagaatatggctgcctaaatatggttcccaatcagagacaacgataaccacctgcctctgattgagaaccactccagacagccatagactttcctagaacaccctactaagctacaatcccactaacatacacaccaaaacccccagacaaaacacaccacaatacaaaaactccatgccacaccctggcctgacccaatacatgaagaaaaacacaaaatacttagaccagggcgtgacagtagtgaagtaaaagttgtcaaaaatataaatagtaaagtacaggtaccctaaaaaacaaaacaatgtaagtagcactttaaagtatttttacataaGTACTTTACACCCCTGCTCAGGAAGAATCCTATACTCTATACACTTTATCTGCAGTGTATTACTTTTTTGTCCGTTTGAGTTCAGATTGTGTTGTTAACTGTTTTTGTatagaaatatatttttttctcaaaaAATGTCTTCTGTCTGGCAGGGTGAGAGTTCTTTCTTTGTGTTGACCAACATGATTGTCACCCCCAATCAAACTCAATCGACCTGTCCTGAGGTAAGTTACTGATTTCTCCTTTAAAATACATTGAAATGTGTAAGTCTATATTGTAAAATGTGTATTTATTGTTTGAATTAAACACTACTGAAAATGTCCAGTGAAATGTTAAGTTGGACTGTATTTATACTAAAATACATTGACTTAGAAGATATGCCTTATACAACCATTATTTCAATGGTAATCAAAAGTATTTGAATGATAGTGAAATGTGATCCTGTATCTTCTTAAGCTCCCAAACCAATCCACCATTTGCATGTCAGACAGTGACTGCTTAGAGGGATCCAATGATGTTCGTGGAAACGGTAGGTCTTCATGCCTTGCTGACGAGTCCTTGTAAAATTGTTAAGGGCAGAAACCAGCAGGGAAATGGCTGAAACATTCATAAGAAAATCTAAATCTACTGCTCCAGATAAAAGTGTCCTGAAATTCAGTCATATTTTCAGAATCATCCTGCAACATATTTGATTAACTAAAGAGCAATGTTTTCTAATCGTATTACTCTGTTAAAAAAGGTATCCAGACAGGGCTATGCATGAACTATTCAGAGACTGTCAAAACATGTGAAGTGCTATCTTGGTGTCCTCTTGAAATAGACATCAACTTACCCGAGTAAGTAAGAACAAATTATAATATGATTCATGAGGGTATGCTCATGGGGGCAAGGTATTATAAGTGGAACACATTTTGTATCATAGACATGCACTGCTGGTTGCAGCAGAGGACTTCACGGTGCTAATCAAAAACAGTGTGACATACCCCAAATTCAACTTTCACAAGTGAGTCATGTTAATTTGTCCGGCACCGAACTTAAACATGAAAAGGAATAAAGGCAGGACACCTGCTTGAGAGTTTTACTTCATTCTGTAGAATAATATTTTCTCTTTGGTCTCTTGCAGAAGAAACATTTTGCCTGATGTTAACTCCTCCTATCTGAAACAATGTGAATTCAATCGCAAAACAGACCCTGACTGTCCCATCTTCCGCCTTAAAGACATAGTCTCTGAAGCTGAggaggactttcagaccatggcAATCAGGGTATAAAATGTAGCTCTACACTCTCCTCTTTAGGTCCCTTACAAGCCTCGATTCTGCATAAGTCCATACTAGATGTTCCTGTAGTTATTCTTAATGccgtgtttagtgtgtgttgcaATTGAATGGGCTTTAATCATCCTTGTTTATCAGGCCACATTTTGGCAGTAGTGTCACTCATTGGTATATCAAATTACACATTTAAATAGATGAATTTGAGATGAGACTATATGGTTGTGTTTGTTCAGGGTGGTGTTCTTGGGATTATGATTGACTGGAACTGTGACCTGGACTGGCCTGAACATTACTGTGGCCCTAAGTACTCCTTCCGCAGGCTAGACAACAAAATCCCTGAAAACAACGTGGCCCCTGGATACAACTTCAGGTGAAATCAATGTGAACACAATGCTGTCATAGAGTATAAATACAGCTTTTCAACAATACTTATTTCCACAGGTTTGCCAAGTACTACAAAACCACAGATGGTAGGGAAACAAGAACCTTGATCAAAGCATATGGAATCCGATTTGATGTCATTGTTTTTGGAACGGTGAGACTCAACATACAAAAAAATAATTGATTCTTAAAACCAAAGGAGTAGAATACTTCATTTTGACAATGTATGAGCGTTATGTTCACAAGATGGTAAAGGCAACAATTGAGACCACCACAATAAGGGTTTCAAGGTCAAATGACAAATCGGCCTACCTTCCTCTACTGTTCTATCTTTACAGGCAGGTAAATTCAACATGGTTCCGACCATAGTGAATGTAGGTGCAGCGCTAACGTTTCTCTCTTTGGTAAGTTCTGTTAAGTGGAGCCATCTCCAAAACACTCATTATTTGTAAACAAACATTCATTATTAGTACCATAAAGCATTTTTTCTAAGAAATGTTAGCCTGTTAATACAGTTTAATTGAGTTGTCATTTTCAGTTTGAAATAGTCATGCAAGTGTGTGCCCTTAGGTGAATGCAGTTTGTAACTGGTTTCTCCTGACATGCACAAAGAGAAGAGACTACTACAGCAAACACAAATTCACATATCTGGATAACACTGATGACAATGCTGGTGAACCTGTGAGTTACCTGTGAATTATTAAGCTTATTCCACTATATACAGGACCAGATTAATTATCAGGGAATACTTACAAAAATAACCATCACTATTCTTTGCTTAACAACCGCAACTTGACTGTTCATCAACTTTTTCATTATGCAGATTTGACTTAAATTAGTTATATAAATCATGTATTATTAATctgacaaattcttatttgtcTGTACAGCTGGGAGAAACAACGTATGGGACCCAATAGATCCTGCACAGAGAAGTAGTCATTTCATATTGTGGGGGAATGTTGAAGCCATCTTTTGTCCAGACCTCTAGCCATATCCAGCCCCTGCCCCCTAAACATCAACAGCATGTACTGATATTTCCTAATATTCCAGATTAAGCCTCGTCAAATGTGAAGTGTATAATCTGTTATAAAATACCTTAAAACAAGGTACAAATAAATAGTAAGAAAATAATTTTAATATGGAAATTGTCATTTCAGATAATTGATCACAAAAGAATAATAAACAAGTTACAATATAGAAattagaaaatatatatttttagactATCGCCTTTTCTGGAAAATATGTCCTCTTCCCATCCCTCCACGTCCTCGACCCCTGGCAGCCACTGTGAAAGAGGAGACAAAGCAAATAGTTTGTCTataaaaacatacagtaccagtcaaaagttgacacctactcattcaagggtttttctttatttttactattttctacattgcagaataattgtgaagacatcaaaactatgaaataacacatatggaatcatgtagtaaccaaaaaagtgttaaacaaatcaaaatatattttagattcttcaaaatagccaccctttgccttgatgacggctttgcacactcttggcattctctcaaccagcttaagtTTTGTAAGCTAGGCTACCTATGTAATTTATTAGTTTAGTTTCATATGTTGCTGTCCAGCGGTTCTGAATTTGTGATGCACCCGACTGTCCACATTTTTCTGTGCAATAGAATTCTACATTTGAAAAGTGTGTGTACTAGGCTATTTAATGTACATGACCAGTTTGTCTTCAGTCCATTTTATAATTGGGATAGATGGGCTATGGTATAGGttgaatgtgatagtctgcctcAACCAGCCAGAGTAGGCCTATGACTCCATTTCTATTCTATTCAGAGTTTAGAGAAATTAATATAATTAGAAATGGGACGGTAGAAATTTATTATCAGGCTGATgaacttctctgggatatgtgggacggtagtgCCGTGTCTTTAAATGAAGACTTAGTTTTTATCAacgattctctgtaattagtattacgcgatcaaactgattaatcatgtaactgtaattaactagaaagtcggggcaccaaggaaaatattcagattacaaagttatcatttcccaatataacctttcagatattttcatatctgatcaatagtcttctgattaattaattatttattttacctcacgttagtcacattccaaatgtcgtaaattgttggttatctgcacgaacccagtcttcactatgagtcatccatacatcaattgtcttaaatcatttatttattactaactaagtaattcacagaaatgcataaacaaacaaggtaaatatggttacaagaaatgataggggaatgtgccctagtgggctaaaccggcatggcggcttgttagaagTGTgggggggtcgactaagaagtcactacagagttgataattataacaattgaaatgctaatcctttgcacatgaacgctcactcattcgggaacaattgcaatcaataaatATATTTACGcccagtgtgtcgtcttgatcgctgttgaaaagtttgtttcttttgtagaatcgtccgtctctctctctgtcgtgatTATAGTGGATAGTTCAgggtgacattcattcatgttgttgtagaatggatgtttcggcggttgtcgttcttcgcgttcaatgataccgaattcctagctgcagactagtaattaatatcaaaggcttgttcttattctgtcggtatcgatagtctaagagtttaaccacatggtatggttaaaagattcagcaatggtctgcaacctttgtcctcccatgattgagagaaacatggtctacttagaatttctcaaagttgggttttattcggaattgcagaaaaggggctgtcctaggatgcctgaccctaactgggctcatgggcggtcctctgatttagttcaactcaaaagggaattggagtttccttcattaaacagtccaaaatcacattgtaaaattgtgtaaacagtatcatcctcactcatcttatacaacaattagatgtaaacgtcatatctgaggctattatataaacagtgttatggtaatgtggccgcaccgtctcccatgagcttccccaagttgtaacaaacggaccagttcgtagcttaattcttcaccgatcttttataccttctccggaacatgaaatttgttcggacctcaagttctgtgaggtggaagaaattcctttgttctctatgaaaattcaaTCACTTATACTGTGTCCATGAGGAGATAATCTCTTCgaggaatttacgacctcactgaccacagcagcctggttgaaggagcagagagag is a genomic window containing:
- the LOC115139906 gene encoding P2X purinoceptor 4-like isoform X2; translated protein: MMLWNKEYQEHDYVVSSVTAKVKGVALTSLPDVGDIVWDVVDYSGPSQGKNSFFVVTNVIVTKKQRQGKCPEVPPYGKVCRTDEDCVKGFWDQHSHGVQTGACVKFDVTRKTCEVSAWCPIESKKKPPKPALLASAENFTVLIKNNIRFPNFNFMRRNILPEMTESYLKRCQFNRHTDSSCPIFRLGDIVKEAKENFSEMAVEGGVIGIQIKWDCNLDGFLRNCLPKYSFRRLDEKESNRTLYPGLNFRFARYQTEKGVEERTLFKAFGIRFDVMVFGEAGKFSIIQLIIFIGSTLSYYTLTTVFIDWLIGTSCYSKEARQNYSEKKVESVQDRKQCILCVSFVDENHIRVVKKSHKKSLQQVKPISVHPCKDDTGHLSAMVGVLQKGNNIIDKPPQVLPRPNRPAWCLCGCCLPSTHPQEQLCCRQSIGRCITTSSLFEQLVLSRPLLEAVLLYREPLSDLTEGEQRIAALRNCSYRQYISWRIGAPPRESIPVMPSCSVCRIREEYPSQEGEYTV
- the LOC115139906 gene encoding P2X purinoceptor 4-like isoform X1, giving the protein MPCKLLNLCEYETHKLVRIQSVRLGSLKWTFNGVILMFICIMMLWNKEYQEHDYVVSSVTAKVKGVALTSLPDVGDIVWDVVDYSGPSQGKNSFFVVTNVIVTKKQRQGKCPEVPPYGKVCRTDEDCVKGFWDQHSHGVQTGACVKFDVTRKTCEVSAWCPIESKKKPPKPALLASAENFTVLIKNNIRFPNFNFMRRNILPEMTESYLKRCQFNRHTDSSCPIFRLGDIVKEAKENFSEMAVEGGVIGIQIKWDCNLDGFLRNCLPKYSFRRLDEKESNRTLYPGLNFRFARYQTEKGVEERTLFKAFGIRFDVMVFGEAGKFSIIQLIIFIGSTLSYYTLTTVFIDWLIGTSCYSKEARQNYSEKKVESVQDRKQCILCVSFVDENHIRVVKKSHKKSLQQVKPISVHPCKDDTGHLSAMVGVLQKGNNIIDKPPQVLPRPNRPAWCLCGCCLPSTHPQEQLCCRQSIGRCITTSSLFEQLVLSRPLLEAVLLYREPLSDLTEGEQRIAALRNCSYRQYISWRIGAPPRESIPVMPSCSVCRIREEYPSQEGEYTV
- the LOC115139907 gene encoding P2X purinoceptor 4-like, giving the protein MGGCSSQSCHRCFFEYETERMIVVKSKVVGSVFRLIQFLILFYVIGYVCVVQKSYQETDSVISSVTTKVKGTGFTNTSDLGARVWDVADYNIPPQGESSFFVLTNMIVTPNQTQSTCPELPNQSTICMSDSDCLEGSNDVRGNGIQTGLCMNYSETVKTCEVLSWCPLEIDINLPEHALLVAAEDFTVLIKNSVTYPKFNFHKRNILPDVNSSYLKQCEFNRKTDPDCPIFRLKDIVSEAEEDFQTMAIRGGVLGIMIDWNCDLDWPEHYCGPKYSFRRLDNKIPENNVAPGYNFRFAKYYKTTDGRETRTLIKAYGIRFDVIVFGTAGKFNMVPTIVNVGAALTFLSLVNAVCNWFLLTCTKRRDYYSKHKFTYLDNTDDNAGEPLGETTYGTQ